The DNA segment CTGGAAAAAGAAACCGTTCTGGGGCGTGAATTGGATGAGCTGATTCATTCCCTGCGGCCGGATTTCAGCCTTCCCGAGGCCCCGGACGCGGCCGAGACCCCGCAGGAGCCGCCGCCTGGGGCGGAAACCGGACAAGCCCAGGCCTGATACGTGAAATCCCACCTTCTTTCATGGGGCCGCCACCGCCTCGAGCTGGGTCGGCATACCTGTGTGATGGGGGTTGTCAACGTCACGCCGGATTCCTTCTCCGACGGCGGCCATTACTTGGACCCGGCCGCCGCCATCGCCCACGGGGAGCAAATGGCCGCCGAGGGTGTTGGCATCATCGACATCGGCGGGGAATCGACGCGGCCGTTTTCCGACCCCATAACCCCCGAGGAGGAAATGGAGCGGGTGGTGCCGGTGATCGAAAGCCTTGCGGCCCGCATCCGGCAGCCCATCTCCATCGATACCATGAAGGCTGCCGTGGCCCGGCGGGCACTGGCGGCTGGCGCGGCCATGATCAACGACATCAGCGCCATGACCTACGACCCGGAGATGGCGGAAGTGGCGCGCGCCTGGGACGTTCCGGTGGTCCTGATGCACATGCAGGGGACCCCCAAGACCATGCAGGCCCGGCCGGTCTACAGCGATGTGACGGCCGAGGTCGGCGCCTACCTGCTGGCAGCCGCCGACCGGCTTCAGGCCGCGGGGGTCAAACGCCGCAGGATCATCTTGGACCCCGGGATCGGTTTCGGCAAGACCTTCACCCACAACCTGCTGCTCCTGAAGCGCCTCCAGGCTCTAACACAAATGGGCTACCCGCTTTTGGTCGGCACATCCCGCAAGTCGTTCATTCGCCATCTGGTCAAAGGCGACCAGAAGCCCGATCTGCATCCGGAGCACCCGCTGGTGGAAACCGGCACACAGGCGACGGTCACGGCCGCCATCCTGGCCGGCGCCCAGATCATCCGCGTCCATGATGTCGCCAACACGATGGCAACCGTCAAGGTCATCGACGCCATCCGCAATGCGGAGGGGTGATCGCTGCGGGGCGCTTTGGGGTGGAACTCATCCAGAGGAAATAAACGATGCTCTTGGTGATCGATGTCGGCAACACCAACACGGTGCTGGGAATCTACGACGGTTCGAGCCTGATTCGGGACTGGCGCATTCGCACCGAGCGCGACACCACCGAAGATGAATTGAATGTGCTGCTCAGCAGCCTTTTGGCGTCGGGGGGAATCGAGCGCGCCCGCATCGAGCGGAGCATCATCTCCTGCGTGGTCCCGCCGGTGGTCAAAATTCTGGATGCCTTCTGCCGCCGCTACCTGGGGCACGCCCCCCGCTGGGTGGATGCCCGCTCGGTTGGGATGATGCCCATCCGCTATCACAACCCGGCGGAAATCGGCGCCGACCGGATCGTCAACGCGATCGCAGCCTATCAGAAATACCGCTGCAGCCTGATCGCCATCGACTTTGGCACCGCCACCACCTTCGACGTCATCTCGGAAAAGGGGGAATACCTGGGCGGAGCCATCAGCCCCGGCATTATGATCTCCGCGGAAGCCCTGTTTCGCAAAGCCTCCAAACTGCCGCGGGTGGAAATTTTCACGCCGCCGCAGACGGCCATCGGCAAGGACACCATCAGCAGCATTCAGGCCGGGATTATCTTTGGATATGCCGCCATGGTGGACGGCATGGTGCGGCGGATGAAAGCCGAGCTGGACACCAGCCCGCGGGTCATTGCCACCGGCGGGCTGGCCGACCTGATGGTCACGGTCGCCGAAACGATCGAGGCCACGGAGAAAAATTTAACCTTGGAGGGCTTGCGGCTTTTGAGCCAGAGGCTTGAGGATGATGCAAGTTGACTGAACGTTGAAAATGCGATTTCTGGATTGCGCAAGTCTCGGGGGATGAGAGGCGCTTCAGCCGAAGGCGGCTACTTCATACCCATCTGCTCTTCCAGTTCGGCAATCTCCTTTTGCAGGGCCTCTTTCTCCGCCGCCGTCAGGGAATCATCCGTAAACCGGCGGCGCAGGCTCAACAACAGCATCTCTTCACGGTATTCATGGCAGGTGTAGCGGTTCGGAGAATCGGCCATCTAAGAAAACTCCCTGCGCTTCGGCGGGCGGGCGGCGCTACGGGCGGTTTCTCCCCCCAGGCCCGGCTTTCCCGTTGCGCCCAAGAACATCCCGACTTCAGGCCCGCCCGACGGCCTCAAGGGAGTCGTTGAAAACCCGGTAGAAGAGGTCCCGCTCGGTCAGTCCGCGCCCTAAAATGCCGCCGATCTGGTTCAGATTGCGGCTGTTGATGATCATGTTGACGCTCTTGCTGAACGCCATGAACTGGTCCATGGTGCGGTAGCGCCGGCTGATCATCGCCACGAAGGTCTTGCGCCGCACCGCCATGCTGAGGCGCTCGAGGTAGATCAGAACCCCGTTGTCGTCGGGATTGGCGGTGTCAAAGGCTTCATTGACGATCACCAGATCATAGTCGTGGTAGCGCATGCGCTTGAGGGCGTCCCGGGTATTTTCCGCTTCGGTGATGTGGTACTCCATGATTTTCAAAACCTCACAAACCTTCTTTATCACCTCTGGGCTTTCTTCGCAAATCAAAGCGGTTTTGCCCTCTTCCTCGACAAAGTTAAACGGGCTGTCGGTATAGCCTTCCAGGGATGCGGGGGCGGCTTCGACACAGGCCGGCTCCGGTTCCGATGCTGGGGGCGCAGCGGGAAGTTGGTTGGCGCCGACGACGATTGCGGCCTTGCAGCGGGGGCAGCGCAGGGTTGCCGTCCGGTCGGGCCTGATTTTATCGTCGGCGATACGAAACTTGCTCTTACACGTTTTACAGATGATCTCCATGGTCAGATTCCCCTTTTTTTCGAATACAGGCCAGCGCGCGCTTAAAATCCCATGGCGCTGGGCTGATGCTTGCGGGTGTATTCGCGATCCAACTGGAGTTGCTGGATATCGGTGGTCGACTCCCCGCGGGCGCTCTTGACCATGTCGATGCCACGCCCCACGATGCCCCGGCGCGAGGCGTAGCCCAGGGCCGTATCGCGGGTAATCAGCCCCTGTTCGTAAAGGCTTACGATATAATCGTCGAAAGTGGTCATCCCGAAGGGCCGGCCATCCTGCATGATCTCGTAGAAGGTTTTGCCTTCCGACTCGCCGTTGAGGATCGAATCCTTGACCCGCAGGTTGGTGCGCAGCACTTCAAAGGCCGCCACCCGCCCCCCACCGACCTTGGGAAGAAGCCGCTGCCCGACAATCCAGCGCAGCGTGTCGGCCAGCCGGATCCGGATCTGGTTCTCCTCTTCGGTTTTGAACATCCCCAGAATACGGTTGATGGTCTGACCGGCGTCGACGGTGTGCAGCGTGGTCAACACCAGATGGCCGGTTTCCGCCGCGCTGAGACCGATTTCGACGGTTTCCCGGTCGCGCATTTCCCCCACCAGAATTACCTTGGGTGCCTGACGCAACGCCGCGCGCAGGCCGTGGGCGAAACTGTCGAAGTCGGTTCCAAGTTCGCGCTGGTTAAAGGTCGATTTTTTGTGGGGGTGCTGATACTCGATGGGATCCTCGAGGGTCACCACGTGAACGGATTTTTTTTCGTTGATTTCGTCCAGAATGGCGGCCAGGGAGGTGGATTTACCGGAGCCGGTAGCACCGGTGACAAAAACGATGCCGTTTCTTTCCTGGGCAATCTCGAAAAAGGATTCGGGCAGGTTCATTTCCCGGATGTTGGGAACCTTGGACTCCAGCCGCCGCAGAACAATGCTGTAGTTTCCGGACTGGGAAAAGACGTTGACGCGGAAGCGGGCCTTGCCGGGCAGACTGTAGGAAAGATCGCAGGAGCCCTCACTGAGTAGCCGTTCGGTCAGGCGGCGGTCCTGGTTGATCAGGTTCAGGGCAAAGACCTCGGTTTGAAAAGGGGTCAATTCCCGCAGCACATTTTTCAGGTTTACCGGCACGAGTTCCCCGGCGCTTTCCACCTGAAGGGTTTTGCCCACCGTCAAATTCAGGTCCGAGACGTTGTTGTGGGAGTCTAGCATCTTGGTGAGAATCTGGTCGATTTCGTGTTTTTTCATGCTGTGCCTCTTCTTGCTGACAGTACAAGGCGGGCTGCCCCGGAACGGACCGGAAGCCTGCCGCAAACCACGATTTTAAGCCAAAACCGCGCCGCGCCGGGCGCTCAGGCCTCGGTAAAGTCCGCTGGCGGATTGCGCAGCAGCGGCCTGAACTTGGCCTTGTCGTTGGCCTTGGCATAGGCATCTTCCGAATCGATCATGCCCTTTTTGTAGAGATCCATGATGGCGTCATCCAGCAGCTGCATACCGTATTTCTTTCCGGTCTGCATCATGGACGGCAGCTGGTGGGTCTTGGACTCGCGGATCAGGTTGCGCACCGCCGGAGTTGCAATCAGGATCTCGAGGGCTGCGCAGCGGCCGACCCTGTCCACGCGTTTGAACAGCACCTGCGCCACCACGGCCCGGATGCCATCGGCCAGGGTGGAGCGGATCTGGGCCTGTTCGTTGTGGGGGAAAACCTCGATGATGCGGTCGACGGTTTTCGCCGCACTGGTGGTGTGCAGGGTCCCGAAAACCAGATGTCCGGTGGAGGCCGCCTCGATCGCCAGCGAGATGGTCTCCAGATCGCGCATTTCGCCCACCAGGATGATATCGGGGTCTTCACGCAGCGCTCCGCGCAGGGCGGCACTGAAGGATTGGGTGTGCATTCCCACCTCGCGGTGATTAACGATGCAGCTCTGGCTCTTGTGCACGAACTCGATGGGGTCCTCAACGGTGATGATATGGTCCTTGCGCGTGCGGTTGGCCTCATCGACGATCGCCGCCAGGGTGGTGGATTTACCGCTGCCGGTGGGCCCGGTCACCACCACCAGCCCGCGCGGCAGGGAGGCCAGACGCGGGATAACCGACGGCAGACCCAGTTGCTGGGCCGTCAGAATGGTATTGGGAATCTCGCGGAAGACGGCGCCGATTCCGTTTTTCTGCATGAAAAAATTGGCGCGGTAACGGGCAAGGCCCGGGATCTCATACCCGAAGTCGATATCCCCCCTTTCCTCAAAGCTCTTGACCTTGTCTTCGGGTGCAATTTCATAGAGCATGCTTCGCAAATCGTCA comes from the Desulfobacteraceae bacterium genome and includes:
- the folP gene encoding dihydropteroate synthase, whose amino-acid sequence is MKSHLLSWGRHRLELGRHTCVMGVVNVTPDSFSDGGHYLDPAAAIAHGEQMAAEGVGIIDIGGESTRPFSDPITPEEEMERVVPVIESLAARIRQPISIDTMKAAVARRALAAGAAMINDISAMTYDPEMAEVARAWDVPVVLMHMQGTPKTMQARPVYSDVTAEVGAYLLAAADRLQAAGVKRRRIILDPGIGFGKTFTHNLLLLKRLQALTQMGYPLLVGTSRKSFIRHLVKGDQKPDLHPEHPLVETGTQATVTAAILAGAQIIRVHDVANTMATVKVIDAIRNAEG
- a CDS encoding type III pantothenate kinase — its product is MLLVIDVGNTNTVLGIYDGSSLIRDWRIRTERDTTEDELNVLLSSLLASGGIERARIERSIISCVVPPVVKILDAFCRRYLGHAPRWVDARSVGMMPIRYHNPAEIGADRIVNAIAAYQKYRCSLIAIDFGTATTFDVISEKGEYLGGAISPGIMISAEALFRKASKLPRVEIFTPPQTAIGKDTISSIQAGIIFGYAAMVDGMVRRMKAELDTSPRVIATGGLADLMVTVAETIEATEKNLTLEGLRLLSQRLEDDAS
- a CDS encoding zinc-ribbon domain-containing protein, whose product is MEIICKTCKSKFRIADDKIRPDRTATLRCPRCKAAIVVGANQLPAAPPASEPEPACVEAAPASLEGYTDSPFNFVEEEGKTALICEESPEVIKKVCEVLKIMEYHITEAENTRDALKRMRYHDYDLVIVNEAFDTANPDDNGVLIYLERLSMAVRRKTFVAMISRRYRTMDQFMAFSKSVNMIINSRNLNQIGGILGRGLTERDLFYRVFNDSLEAVGRA
- a CDS encoding PilT/PilU family type 4a pilus ATPase; amino-acid sequence: MKKHEIDQILTKMLDSHNNVSDLNLTVGKTLQVESAGELVPVNLKNVLRELTPFQTEVFALNLINQDRRLTERLLSEGSCDLSYSLPGKARFRVNVFSQSGNYSIVLRRLESKVPNIREMNLPESFFEIAQERNGIVFVTGATGSGKSTSLAAILDEINEKKSVHVVTLEDPIEYQHPHKKSTFNQRELGTDFDSFAHGLRAALRQAPKVILVGEMRDRETVEIGLSAAETGHLVLTTLHTVDAGQTINRILGMFKTEEENQIRIRLADTLRWIVGQRLLPKVGGGRVAAFEVLRTNLRVKDSILNGESEGKTFYEIMQDGRPFGMTTFDDYIVSLYEQGLITRDTALGYASRRGIVGRGIDMVKSARGESTTDIQQLQLDREYTRKHQPSAMGF
- a CDS encoding type IV pilus twitching motility protein PilT, giving the protein MAKIDAFFKLMHDQGASDLHLVSGQQPALRIRGDIERVKYKLLTDDDLRSMLYEIAPEDKVKSFEERGDIDFGYEIPGLARYRANFFMQKNGIGAVFREIPNTILTAQQLGLPSVIPRLASLPRGLVVVTGPTGSGKSTTLAAIVDEANRTRKDHIITVEDPIEFVHKSQSCIVNHREVGMHTQSFSAALRGALREDPDIILVGEMRDLETISLAIEAASTGHLVFGTLHTTSAAKTVDRIIEVFPHNEQAQIRSTLADGIRAVVAQVLFKRVDRVGRCAALEILIATPAVRNLIRESKTHQLPSMMQTGKKYGMQLLDDAIMDLYKKGMIDSEDAYAKANDKAKFRPLLRNPPADFTEA